The Branchiostoma lanceolatum isolate klBraLanc5 chromosome 17, klBraLanc5.hap2, whole genome shotgun sequence genome contains the following window.
CACGTCGAACGACAGGCAGTTGGGCATGCCCACACACTCGTCAAAGTGGGACTGGTATCTGGCGTTCCAGTCGCGAGGTTTATCtgaaaggaaacaaacaaacatatcacACTAAAGACAGCAAGATGTGACAAATGGTTTTGAAAAAGCTTGAAATAAAAAGCCTTTTGTGTGTAATCAAATATAACACCAAGGCCTATTAAAGGCTACTGACAAGATGTTAACACTATTAACAGGAACCAACCAGAAGCTAAGGAATACAACTACAGACCAGAGCATGCCTTATAGCCTTTGATAATCTTGtggttaaccctaaccctgatgATGATCCTGTAAAATTGGGGCACTGCAGATGCTATTGTCACAATTTGACCCCGCTTTCTTGCCTGATGCACTACAAATTATGTAATCATTAGAGAATACTAGAACTATTCCAGCTCCATACATAAATGTAAGGGaaaagaaaaatttgaaaatgtctGCCCTTACCTGTTTTTATCTTTTGCTTGTCCACCACAATGACGTTCTCAACGTCTATAAAGAATAAATTTCCATCGCTTGTCACCCCGAAATTCTCATACGTCAGGTCGGTGAGGTACATGGCAAAGTCCGCCTCGTTGTTTGTTAGATATTCCGCTATCTTCATCATCTGGAGGGACAGTTCCACTCTCTTCAGCCAGGGGGCGCTGTAGTAGCTTCCTAAGGTTTTCTCACACTTTTGCACGACTGTCAGGCGACCACAGGCTCCGAAGTAGAACGGGAATGGCCAGCCCTCGGTGATGGGGAATGTCTAGAAAAAGTATTTCACTTCCATTAAGttccatatcatatcatatcatatcatattatattatataatatcatatatcatgtcaTGTTGTATCAcctcatatcatatcatatcatatcatatcaagaaCATGGCTTCAGTCATTGATTTAGCTAAGAAGGGACACACATTACTACAGTCTAGTAGATACTAGCTACCACCTTGCATTTTTGCTACCACCTGTATAAGGACCAGCTGGCCATTGcagccactttttggtggtcccttgtaGTAGATTGTCTTTTCCATTGACCattgaaaatttaaaattttCCCTGCTAGCTAATcccataaccaatagagaattggagGCCagacagctacttcagagtgctagaGGTTAAGAATCCTGTATATATAGCAACTACCTGTCTAATGTGAGTCAAGAGTGCCAGTAGATAGATGGCTACTATAGACATGATGTGTCATTATCTGTGACCATTTACTTCAGATCTGAGTGGTTACCTTAGATGGGTTTAACTGTATTACTCTATGCACAGATCAGTAGGGGATGAGGGTAtaagcaaaagaagaagaagaaaacgaGTACACTGACCTGTAACATAAGCGGTTCTGGGTTAAACTTCAGAGTAGACAGGAAGTGGAGTTTCTCCTGGTACGACAGTTCCTCTGTCTCCTTCCCGAGGTGCTCAGCGTATTTCTCCAGCACCCTGTCAATCAATCTTTGGGACGGACACCTCACCATGTCCGACATGTCTGTGAGGCTCTTGGGGGACAACCCTTCGTAAATCATGCGAGAAAAGTTGGAATAGTACGTGACTGAAGGGATGTGGCATTGTGGGCCTTCCTTGCCGGTCTCGCATATCCATCGGTCCAACTGATCGAACTCCGAGTCGTGACCAAGACGCTTCAAGGCGACGTCCATCCCTTCATAGATTGCAAAGTACACATTCTTGATGTTGAAGATGTCCAATATTCTAAGCCGTGAGGAGTACTTGAATAAAATCTTGCCGTTTTCAAACTCTTCGCAGAGGTCCGTCCCGAAGCAAGCGGGGCATTTGTCCTCTCCAAGGAACGTTGTGTCAGTCAGCTGGTTGTAGGAGAATGGTTGGAAAACAAAGCAGTAAAAGAAGACGGCAAAAAACAAGAAACCACACATCCTCCGTAGCCGCCATCCCGAGAAAAATCGACGGAACTGCTTCATTCTCATCCTCATGTTATCTCTTTACATGCGGACACGACAGAACTTATTCAGATGCATTATTGACGTCTGATGCCTACCACAGATCGATCACGCTCCGTTGGAAATATGACGTTATGTCTGGGTCCACAACGTGTGACTTAAAAACATTTGCCTGCTCTCGTATATTTACAACACATCTCCAGTCAACAACAGTCTTTTGTATTGGAGCAATGTCCACTACTTCCAACACATTTGAGCTTTCTTGCTAAAATGAAGCCTTTAGTTTTGCAGCTAAGATCCATGGAATCTAGATACTGGATATATTGCTAGCAGTAATTAATTACACACACGTAACGGACATGGTATCACTGTCCTACACAAGTCCCACTGGAATGAAATTGGATCTCACTGTCAATAATGGCCTTACTCAGTGTTTGGTCACGCAAGCTGTAGGGCGGCGGTTCCTATTTCTGTGAAATATAGCAAGCCGTCTGTCCTACAATCCCACTCAGTATAACACAATGTCCACGAACATCATCGATCGGGCCTTAAGCCTCTACCCTTCTCTAATGTAGACCATATCGCACATTTCCTGTCTACTGGGAAGAAGTGACTGCACACGGTCAATGCTATTAACTCCACATAGATAGATACGAGGCGCGTTCCCTAACAGCCTAGAATGGAATATTGCCCTTCAGACGGCCTTAAACAGATCACGTCGAAGTGATAACATCCAGACAGACGCCGACGTTAAGCGTCACTGATCCCTAATTGAATCAAGGCGTTCCGTACTCCCGGACGAGCGCTCGGAGACCCCAGCTCCCTCCGCCGACCGCCCGATTTATGCCCGGCGCAGCCACCTTTCCAGAGGACCGCCGTTATTTCTTCGAGTATCCGGTACTTCCAGATGTTTCCTCTCGTTGAAGATCATTCTCCTGCAAATATATGACCGAAGAAGCACGTAAACATATCAATATCGAACTCTCTTCTCACGTACACGGACCATGACCTCCATTTTGAATGGGGCATAGTGGGAATGGAACACACCATTAAGTTGGAGGTATTTTTACAAGGCACATTTTATCTAACTTGATGACAGACTATTCATACATTTCTTGATAACATATATCATATGGGTCAAAATATTGAGTATTCTACTACAAGATAGCTAAGAAATGATAGATGTCAATCTTGTAGGCACCATATTCTGTAAAAACTACTTGTTATTCCACCCCTCCAACATGAATGGTTTGACCACGTTGCAAATCCAAATTGATTGTGTGAGAGCAGTGGGTGGTATCCAATCCAATACTCATCATAGTTTTTCTCACGGACTTCTGACTTTTAATTAAGCCCCCAGATCTTTCCAGGATGTCTCAGGAATCGCAAATTCGTCAGAACTACCACCCAGAGACGGAAGCCGCTGTCAATAAGCAGGTAACTTTTAAGATGGTGGCGTTGTTGTTTTCAGCTTCTGTTGTTCTGAAAATTTTGCACAAAAGACTTGGTATGTTTCCCACGGGTCATGCTGGGAAGGGGCCCAGTATAAACTGTTTAGGGTTTTCTGTACCTGTATTTTTTATCTGTAGATAAGGCAATGTTTAGATGAAATCAAactggaaggaaggaaggtctCACTCTGAAAATCTGAGTTTGGGGATATGAACCCGAGGGTAGCTGGCCTAAATGCCGGGACCAGGCCAAGGACATTTATTGTCCTCGGCcaggctgtttccagggcctacacatgTCACACAGGCCTGCTCCTCGGCTCCAAGGCCAAATTTCCAAGGCTCAATAGACCCTGGGAAACATTTTTTTAGGATATATTAAAGGTCTAAGTAAAGTACTAGTAAGGTGTTGGGCACTGGTGTTCGTGAACAAACAAAGGGAAGGGATATAATAGCACAAGTCAACAAATAATTCAAGTaaggaatgtgtgtgtgtaaagagTGCATGGGGCGTTATCTTCATACACTGTACACCTTTCAAACTAATCTGTTATCAACGTGACAGCTTTCAAACACGAATCCTTCATTTTGTTTACTTGTGCCGCCTCCTTTTCTTGCTAAGCCTAATAGAAATTGGATTATCAGCAGTAAATGTGCATAGATATGTTAGTTATAAAACAAGTGACCGGTAGGAATAGATAAAGGGAAATAAAGGATGAGACACAAAATGAACATTTGTTAATGCCATATCCAAGCCTTCCACTAAGGTTATTTGTGGATGTCTTGAGTTATACTTTAAGAAGAGATGATTTTTGGCCTTTTAATTGTATAACATTAACGCCAACTTGCGTTATTCCACTGGGTATCCTTAGACTtccatttttaaaaaagggcAATTTAAAGAGCTTTATCATAGTAacatccaggtgttcaagatgTTGAGAAGGCCTCTTTGACACACGTTTTTAAGGTGGTTATCTTAGGGTACTTGTCGGAATACTGAGTTGACTTTAATACCTAtctttttgtgtatttgtaggCCAACAAGGAGCATGCAGCATCCTACACCTACACCTCTCTGTACATCTACTTTGACAGGGATGATGTTGCCTTATCAGGACTGCAGAAGTTCTTTAAGGGACTGTCTGATCAGAAGAAAGAATTTGGACAGAAAGTAAGTATActtaacattacattacatacatgtaaatcatgcatGTTGACACCATGCAATGACAACTTATATTAAGGGTCATTAAGTAGCATAGCCATAACTTGATCCaaatcttttatcatttatatTACTAGTTACTGTAGTATTTTAAGGTATAATTTCAAACTACTACTAATTTACAAACCATAACAAAGACCAGTTTCCTGACCTGGGGTGTATTCCCCTGGTAAATATACTGGTTGGTATCTCCACcaattcaaattaaattccaaAAAGCTTAATGTTTGTGCAAGGAGATTTCGATCAGATTGAAACCTTTTTTGTTTGAGGTGTTGTGCTGTGTGAAAAGTGAAGGCAAAAGAAACACATACTCAAAGTTTCCTAAATGGCCTCAAGCATGGATATCCTGTTACTtgaatacatacatttgtatagctTACATTTACACAGAATCATTTTGACAAATAAGGAACTGCAGCAtatgaaaacactgcaaattcCTCCTTCCCCTCCTACTACAAAATAAAACCTCCATGAAAGTAAGCgaatgtacagtataccctaTATTGTGTAGGAAGGGACTTTAATTCTTTAACTGTACCTTGCAGTGGCACCATCACCAGACCGAGCGTGGTGGGCGTGTGGTCCTGATGGACATCCCCAAACCCCCGCAGGACTCGTGGGGCAGTCCTCAGGAGGCCCTGGAGACGGCGCTGGCTCTGGAGAAGGAGCTGAACCAGAGCATGCTGGACGTGTACGAACTGGCACACAAACACGACGACGAACATACCTCAGACTTTATAGAGGGTAAGTTTGCGACGTCCCTTCACATTGAAATTGTTTCAGATAGACATAGACTCTAagtccacaccaatttaatttcttggttctctgaTTCTAAACCTttaaaatgctagattggaatatcaacatgaaagcagAGTAAGTCTGTATCTTGGCGTGAAGAGTTTTAGTGAGTGAacagtcagatgcaagttttcctcccagccccttgttttcatgatgtcctcttgctaaAGTTTCACTTAAGAATTTCCGAAAACCAACAATTTTGATTGTTGTAGCCTGAAAGCCTTCTTGCTGAGAAAGCTTTCGATTTATCAATCTTTCTCTGGACTACAAGATTGGTGGTTTGAATCCCAACCTAACCACTAATTCTCTGCTAAGCATCTTTTCCTATTTTTTCTCGGAATagccagtacatgtatatgtcgtAACTTGTCCTTTATTTTTCCACAGATACTTTCCTGCATACCCAAGTAGACAACATCAAGACTATAGGTGACCACCTCACCAACCTGAAACGCTGTGGGTCGGGTTTGGGGGTGTACATGTTTGACCGTGGCCTTGGAAAGGAGtagaaaaacaaatacattcaaACCAGAACAAGCCAAGAGTCTGGGACAGAATGCAGTACTTGAATGTCTATTTTTGCTGGGATGTATTTATTCTTGTTACCACATAGTATAGTCATGTATTTTGTGATAGGAAATTTGTGAGTGCCATGGGACCAAAAGCTGTGATACATTCCACTTGATTATCATATAAAGTAATGGGAGTTTCCCTGGCAATATGGCTGAGTGTCCCTAATCATTAACATGGAAACATTTTCACACACACTTGTTAGGAATGCTGTTGTGTCCTAACAAACTAGGAAAGTTGTGGGAGTAGAACATAAGTAGGATCACACCATGATAATCTAccatcatttttttcacataCGTTAACTTGTGGTAAAAGGTTTGAGGTCCAAGTGGTTGTAACATGGTGCtaaaactatatacatgtacttcaagaTGGGATTAAAAGATGACTGTTATTTCACACAcaaactttttctcctgttgttGTGACTTCTTTACTTTGTCAGCAGCTAGTCCTTTGAATGTTACTTGTACAACTTGTCCTGTCTTAAGGTAGGTACaaatctacatctcaaatatcaaacatgaaGATATGTAACAAGGTTccacataaaaaaaacatagcacatatatacaatgtaagaCTTGGGCTAATGAAAATGCTAAcattacacaatcatgtacttcTTGATATAAAACATCTCATAGTGTGCTAAAATATTCCCCAAAGCAG
Protein-coding sequences here:
- the LOC136422752 gene encoding divergent protein kinase domain 2A-like — encoded protein: MRMRMKQFRRFFSGWRLRRMCGFLFFAVFFYCFVFQPFSYNQLTDTTFLGEDKCPACFGTDLCEEFENGKILFKYSSRLRILDIFNIKNVYFAIYEGMDVALKRLGHDSEFDQLDRWICETGKEGPQCHIPSVTYYSNFSRMIYEGLSPKSLTDMSDMVRCPSQRLIDRVLEKYAEHLGKETEELSYQEKLHFLSTLKFNPEPLMLQTFPITEGWPFPFYFGACGRLTVVQKCEKTLGSYYSAPWLKRVELSLQMMKIAEYLTNNEADFAMYLTDLTYENFGVTSDGNLFFIDVENVIVVDKQKIKTDKPRDWNARYQSHFDECVGMPNCLSFDVSALCRYLNTDHNYYAVCRNMLSDYASEMGKPGGFLHSPPEAVVHEGRLQRLLEECARPKTPFGRFDAAKELIELLGSFLKER
- the LOC136422604 gene encoding soma ferritin-like yields the protein MSQESQIRQNYHPETEAAVNKQANKEHAASYTYTSLYIYFDRDDVALSGLQKFFKGLSDQKKEFGQKWHHHQTERGGRVVLMDIPKPPQDSWGSPQEALETALALEKELNQSMLDVYELAHKHDDEHTSDFIEDTFLHTQVDNIKTIGDHLTNLKRCGSGLGVYMFDRGLGKE